ATGGTGATCATCTGTGTTGGGGAATGgccgcatccttccccctggtagcgtctgaggttatccttcacccgAGTAACCTCCGACCTGGTAGCGTCTAAGGCTATCCTCCACCCAGGAAACCTCCGTGCAGATGCATGCGGAGGACCCTGAGAAAGGCTAACGTTGACATGACTCTCGCTATGTTGAGCATATGCAGGGACTGGAGCACCGGCGGAGATCTGCGGGCGAAGAAGGGGGGAACCTTCGAGCTTTCCTATGGCGAAGGATGTTCGGGAGATGCGGCGGAGGAGATAAACCTCCGGCGCATCTGAGCCGAGCGGCCTCCGAAGTGGCCAACCCGAGCAACCTCCGACTCAGCCAGCTCATGGAACCTTCGACGCGGAAGAGTCGAAGGATCGACTGCCGGGCGAAGGATACGAGCGTTCGACAGTCTGAAGCCCCGGACGAGGAGCGCGTGGAGAGCCTGTAGTGTGAAATTACGCAAGTAACTTGGGATCAGCAGACTGTGATGTAcgaatatgctggaatattcccccaccgtcacggggcatatCTGTAACTGTCTTAGGTCGGTTTCCGAGCCCTATAAAAGGAGCACGCCGACATTAATAAAAAGGTGGAGGGCATTCACTGttttcacctactgttgagcctACTGTCCGTTGGAGCTCAAACccctcacggcaccgagtgagaaggttcacgattcaccgtactgctggggagtgcggagagcatctccccaacattggcgcccaccgtggggctCGAACCCACGACCACAAGGCTAAATGTTGGGAAGAtgctctccgcactccccagcagtacGGTAAAAcgtgaaccttctcactcggtgccgtgagaggcttGAGCTCCAACGGACAGTAGGCTCAACGGTAGGTGAAAACAGTGAATACTCTCTCCCCATTAACGACGGCAtcgcgccccttatatagggcccggaaaccgacctaacgacatttacataaataccccgtgacggtgggaggatattccagcatattcttacaccacagtctactgaccctaagtCACCTGTGTAACTTCACATTGCAAGTCCTTCATTTATCCTCTGTCTGGGGCTTCAGTcggtcggaggcttggatcctccgcccaaTCGCGGATCCTCCGACACTtcggtgtcggaggttcctcagcctgGCCGGGCCGGAGGTCGCTCGTCCCGGCCACCCCGGGGGTTCCCCCTTAGCCTAGTCGAGTCGGAGGTCTTCGGCCTGGCCGCGTTCtcgccatcctcggacccgggaAGGTAGGAGGTTCCCCCCTTTCCTTGCTTGCGGGcctccgccggtgtctcagtccctgcacacacttagcacgaccagacgagtcgtcaacattagtGTTTTCCAgtgaaggatatccttcgacgcttcaggcgtcggaggttccttgggtgaaggataaccttcgacgctaccagggggaaggacgcagctgttccccaacagttcccccctttttgggctaatggcactcctgcggtccatgtgctcaaaaacatgCCGCGCTGCGGAGGCTACGAGCACGGTTGCTGCcttcccccctggtgcgcaggatgtgCTTGTTAGCATTGTTGGAAAAAtgtttcttttacttagtcATAATTTCTTTGGTTTGTTTGTTTTGCAAGGATCCTATGGTCATTACTGTTCTGATACCTTGTTATCCTTCGCGATTTATATTTTGGAGGTTATTATAGTCGTTGGATTTAGCCGTTGGTGATGGAGAATCGCAACGGTCGGCCCGAATCCTCCGCTTTTAGCCGTTGGGcgcggggaatcgcaacggtcacgtggtcgcaggcccccccctataaaaggggatGATGGGGAGCTTTGAGCTCTCACCCCTGCCTCGCTTTGCCTGCACGCTTTCCTTCGCCACATCTTGCTCTCTGAGCTGCTCGCGCGCCTTTTGGTTGTGTTCCCAAGTGTTGTCGGAGGTTTTACGGTGGCTCAACTTCCTCCGCCGCGTCCTTCgaggtcagatttttctggtcctttgcgCAATTTCCTTAGTGTGAGGTCTGGAGGTTGGctgcggaggtttgaggagtggATGATTGAGGTGGCCGCAGCTCAAGATCTGGAGGAGACGTTATctgacgtcgaagcttctgttggTGACTTGGTCAGTGCGAAGGAGTTTGAGGAGATGGCGGCGATTACCTTTGAGTTTGGGCAGTCGACTGTGAGGATGGAGGACATCGCCGATATGGTTGAGGCTAGATTTTTCAAGGATGGTCGGGCGGAGGCTCCTCCTGCGGGTCAAACGGTGCCTGCGCCTGGGGAAGGTTATGCGGTGGTTTTTAGGGATTTCTTCACCTGCGGGCTTCGGATGCCTCCGTATCATTTCCTTCGCGAAGTGATGGAGAGTTTCAACGTGGAGCTACAGCATTTCAGCCCCAATGGGATACTAACCCTTAGCAAATTTGCCTGGGCGTGTGAATCCTACGGAGCCATGCCCCACATTGATACTTTCTGCTCGTATTTTGAACTTCAGCGTCAacctaagaaggtgaaggatgctgaaggtgttgagtgcattgcgcagtttggaagctgcgcgttcatgccgcgccgcacaatgcctgggccaaggtgcgagatgtcctactgccaaaagggcaagtgggagaaggattggatgagagCCTGGTTCTACGTGAAGACCCCCGCTGCGTCGAAGACTTTAGATGACGGCAGCGTTGATAAGGTTTATCCTTACGCGTCGTTGATGAAGGAGCTGAAGCCTTTCTCGAAGGTTGATCCTTCGCAGGAAATGTCGGAGGAGCGACTGGCCTGTGATAAGGCATTTGCGCTGGCATGCCGATATTCCGGAGGCCGGGAtttggttgaggagatggtcgcTGCTGACTACTGGCCCCTTGGCCGCAGGACCGATGAGTTCACCATTGAGATGGTGCAAGTTCCTGTGTTTGGTCCTCCGGAGGGGTTACCGTTTCCCCGGTTTGGCGCGGGTATTCCGGAGGATGAGACCAAGGAGTCCTTCCTTGATCGCGTGGAGGTTTCTGCTCGGAGGATCGTCGGGAAGATCTCGGAGAAGGAATATCTCCAGCGGAGGTCTGCGCTCGGGACGATGCCCCGCTTCAACCGTGTTTTTGAGGAATTGGGGATCGAGTATGAGGATTATGTTATTCCTCCGGATGTGTTGCTTGgattggagaagaagaaggactcTTCCAAGGCTGTTGCTTtggcggagtcgaagaagaggaAGGGGGGCGGCGCAGTCAAGCAGCTTGCGAAGAAGCACAAGGCGGGTGTTGTGCTGGAGACTCCTGTGGAGTCTTCTTCCGCGCGATCTTCTGCTGCCGAGTCGAACTCGGTGGCTTCTACTCCTGCGGAGATCGTCGCTGCTGGCGGAGGTCCTGAGGTTCAAGCTTCCCGTGCGGCCTCGTCTTTGCGGGCGCCTTTTGCGTCGCTTCTTGGTGAGGATTCCtccgacgcggaggcccctAGGGGGAGTCCTGCACGGGAGGCGAGTCGTGCACGGCAGGCGAGTCCTGCACGTGAGGTATCTGCTGGAGGAGGTTCCCCGCCTAAGGAGGTTCAGGTGGAGTCCAGCGATGAAGCTGAGTCCGCCTCTGTTCGGAGGATCAGGAGAGCGGAGGCTTCCCTTCGTCCGGCTGGTGACGGTATTAATTCGTTGTACATGGGTAATGATTTTTTGTTGATTATGTGTTTTTATGCATATTTTGATTGACTTGGTCTCATGTTTTTTGTATATCTTTCAGCGGATCTTTTTGCTGGGCTGGCTACCGCGGAGGAGATGGCTAAAGGCGCCAGCGTTGCGCAGGAAGGACTTGCCGTTCCTCCGCGGCGTGAGCCTGCGCCTTCTGCGTTGGCCAACAGGCCTTCGCCTGCTGATGTACTTGGCCCCGGTAAGTTTCTTATTTTTTGTTCTATCCATTGGTTTGTTTTTTGGTATGTTATTCTAAGGTTGGTTGTGGTTTTGCGCAGGTGCTTCTGAtccttcgatcacaggttggactGGTGCATTGCGCGAGGTTCATTCCTTGGTCGGAGGTTCGTTGTCTGGCCTCCGCCAAAGGGTTTATGGTTCTTACGATGTTTTTTCTTACTTTTTTTTGCTTTACAGATCGTTTTCGTCAGAAGCTCCGCGGCATGGACTTTGACACGCTCCTCCGCGTGCAATAtgagcaccatagccttgtaTGTTTGTGATGTGTTGTATTTTCCTTCGCCGTTTTTATTCGGAGGTTTCATGTGTGTTGTTTTTGGGCAGGGTCATCACATGGCTGCTGCCTTGGAGGAGCGGTGCTCCCGAGAGGTTATTTGCCGTGATGAAGCAATTGGGGCTCTTAAAAAGGAAAATGAAACTTTGGAGGCTGAGAAGGCTCGCCTGTCGGAGGAAGTTAAGGGATTTGCTTCTATTCGGCAGGCGGTTGAGGTGCTAAGGAAGGAGAAGGAAGAGTTTAAGACTGCGTCGGAGGTTCttaagaaggagaaggaggaggctGAAGCTGCTGCGGCTGTCCTTCGCGAGAGTGCTTCCCAGCATGAACGGACGAAGGACCTGGCTGTGCAGCGCGCTGAGAAGGCCGAAGACGTTGCTGACCGGTTGCGCAAGGAGTTGGATGCTGAAAGGACGTCTGTTGCTGCGTTGCAGTCCCGTCTGCAGAAGGCGGAGGTGGAGGCTGCGGCTGTTGTTGGGCTCTACACCCACTCGCTGGCGCAGTTCGGAGGTAGCACCTCTGCACCTCCGCCCAGCGGTGACGTTGGGGCTAGCCTCGCGTGGTTGAAGTCCCATATCCGCATGCTCCCTGAATTTGTCGGAGGAGCGgttgattttggggctttggctGCGGTTAGCTCCTTCGCTCGGCTATTGCGGCGCGGAGGTTGCTCCCACGCCGAGGGGGTTGATAAGGTGGAGTTTGCCACGGCGGAGGACGTTGGCGAGGGCACCCCCGGCCTGCGCAAATCTGTCCAGAACTTTATcagttcgttctggattaggtttgggcgggcTGAGGCGAAGAAGATGGCGGAGGCTCGTCGCGCTGAGGTATTCTTGATttggttttttctttttgtactTTTCTTTGCTGCTTTGCAATGTTACTTAAGATGGGTATTTTGTAGGAGATTGCGAAGAAGAAGGCTAAGGTTGACAAGGCCGGTCCTTCGCGTCCACCAAGCGAGGCGCGTCCTCCGACCCAGGCTGAAGCGGAGGCTCGTGATGCTGGTGCCAGAGCTCCGGAGGGATCTGGTGCCAAGGTTTCAGAGTTGCCCGAGacttctgctcctcctccgcctcaggtgtgaggctttttagtttttaggtttTCCTTAGTCTTTTTTGCGTCCAAGCATGTGACGCTTTCGAACCTCCGGATAACCATGGAGAAAAGGCTCAGCCAAGTCCTCGGAAACCTCCGACACCCAGCGTACCCTATCCTTCTCACCAAAGATGCGAAGGATAGGATATGGCGGCTGCGCAAAAACAACAAACCTTGTCAAAGAAATATACACATAACCTACGATAAACGAAAAATAAAGCAAAAACAACcacctaagccggaggccatgaacctcggcGCGCAAGCGACCGGACGAATTCAGATCGTTCGTCATCTAGGTCATATCCAACAAACTCAAACATATCCACCACCCTCATGTTAGGGAAGGCAATTCGCCAGTACTCCCACAATTCGCCAGAAACATAAATCCCTTTGTAAAAAATTGAAAGGGGAGTAATGTAATGATCCTGCCGAAGGGTGGGCAAGAGGAATCCAGTGATGAGGCAGAGTCTGTCTCTATTCGAAGGATAAAGAGGGTGGAGGCTCCACCGCGTGCGGCTGGAGATGGTATAAACTCGTTGTACATGGGTaaagattttatttttattgattCTTGTTTTTCTGCGTTTTTTGCTTGACTTGGTctcatttttttttcagaggATGTTTTTGCTGGGCTGGCTACCGCGGAGGAGTTAGCTAAAGGCGCCAGCGTTGCGCAGGAAGGACTTGCTGTTCCTCCGCGGCGTGAGCCCGCGCCTTCTGCGTTGGCAAGTAGGCCTTCGCCTGCTGATGTTATTGGTCCCGGTGAGTTTCTTCTTTTTTGTTCAACTAATTGGTTTGTTTTTTGGCATTTTATTCTaaggtttgtttttgttttgcgcaggtgcttctgatccttcgatcacaggttggactGATGCCTTGCGCGAGGTTCATTCCTTGGTCGGAGGTTCGTTGTCTGGCCTCCGCCAAAGGTTTTTTGTTTCTTACGATGTTTTTTCTTACTTGTTTTTGCTTTACAGATCGTTTTCGTCAGAAGCTCCGCGGCATGGACTTTGACACGCTCCTTCGCGTGCAATAtgagcaccatagccttgtaCGTTTGCGATGTGTTATATTTTCCTTCGCCGTTTTTCGCTCGGAGGTTGGTTGTAATTCTTATTTTTTGAGCAGGGTCATCACATGGCTGCCGCCTTGGAGGAGCGCTGCTCCCGGGAGGTTATTTGCCGGGACGAGGCTATTGGTGCTCTGAAGAAGGAGAACGAGACCTTGGAGGTTGAGAAGGCTCGCCTGACGGAGGAGGTTAAGGAGTTTTCTTCCGTCAGGCGGGAAATTGAGTCCCTGAGAAAGGAAAGGGATGACTACAAAACTGGGTcggaggccttgaagaaggaTAAAGAAGATGCCGAAGCTTCGGCGGCTGTCCTCCGCACGAGTGTCACTGAGGCGGGGAGAGTTAGGGACTTGGCCCTGCAGCGAGCCGAGAAggcggaggacattgctgaacgCCTTCGCAAAGAGCTTGACGCTGAGCGGACGTCTGCGGCTGAGCTGCAGACTCGCATACAGAAGGCAGAAGCGGAGGCTGCAGCTATTGTTGGGCTCTATGCCGACTCGCTGGCGAAGTTTGGGGGTagcacctctgctcctccgTCCGGCGGCGACGTTGGGGCTGCCCTCGCATGGCTGAAGTCTCATATCCGCATGCTCCCTGACTTTGTCGGGGGtgctgttgattttggggctttggccGCGGTTAGCTCCTTTGTTAAGCTGCTGCGCCGCGGAGGTTGCTCCCACGCGGAGGATGTTGCCAAGGAGGAGTTCGCGTCGGCGAAGGATGTTGGCGAGGGCACCTCGAGCCTGCGCAAGTCTGTCCGGAACTTCATTagttcgttctggattaggtttgggcgggcTGAGGCGAAGAAGATGGCGGAGGCTCGTCGCGCTGAGGTATTCTTTGActtggtttttatttttgtattatgTTTTGCTGTTTTGCAATGTTACTTAAGATGGGTATTTTGTAGGAGATTGCGAAGAAGAAGGCTAAGGTTGACAAGGCCGGTCCTTCGCGTCCACCAAGCGAGGCGCATCCTCCGACCCAGGCTGAAGCGGAGGCTCGTGATGCTGGTGCCAAAGCTCCGGAGGGATATGCTGCCAAGGTTCCAGAGCTGCCCGAGacttctgctcctcctccgcctcaggtgtgaggctttttagtttttaggtttTTCTTAGTCTTTTTTGCGTCCAAGCATGTGACGCTTTTTTGTAACTAAGGCCGGAGGTTTTGCTTAATTTGTAAAGACTGTTGAAAATGTAATATATTGAGTTGTTTTCAGATAAGCCTTTGTTTTACACtttgatcctgcgcaggtctctggcggaggacctgcgcaggatcattACATTACTCCCCTTTCAATTTTTTACAAATGGATTTATGTTTCTGGCGAATTGTGGGAGTACTGGCGAATTGCCTTCCCTAACATGAGGGTGGTGGATATGTTTGAGTTTGTTGGATATGACCTAGATGACGAACGATCTGAATTCGTCCGGTCGCTTGCGCgccgaggttcatggcctccggcttaggtgGTTGTTTTTGCTTTATTTTTCGTTTATCGTAGGTTATGTGTATATTTCTTTGACAAGGTTTGTTGTTTTTGCGCAGCCGCCATATCCTATCCTTCGCATCTTTGGTGAGAAGGATAGGGTACGCTGGGTGTCGGAGGTTTCCGAGGATTTGGCTGAGCCTTTTCTCCATGGTTATCCGGAGGTTCGAAAGCTTCGTAATACGTTTTGGTTTTATCCTTCGTAATACGTTTTGGTTTTGaagtttctctcttttttttgtaCAGGTTGTGAGGTCTGGTCCAGAGGATGTTCTTCCTTCGAACTTTGTCGAAGGAAGCTACGTTACCCCTGTGACGTTCAAGCGTGGAGATCTGTATGCGAGGGGTTACCTGATTGATTGGTGGCGCCATAAGTATCCTACGCGTAGTATTGATGACTTAGTGGATTTTCTTGTTCGTGATTACTGCGATGAGCTTAGGCTTATTCCAGATTCGTATGTAAAAATTGTGCGAGGGTCTTAGAACCTTCGACTCTTGACGGTCGAAGGATGTTTTTCGTTTTTGGTTGTAAACTTTTGTTGTTTATAGTTAataaagatcagacattttaACCATTGCTTCGGCCATGGTCTCCGCACCTTTTAGCTTTATTTTTATTGCAACCTTCGCGCTATAACGTTTATACATTGCAACGTCACGgtggtgttgatcctaaggatctttgtgTTGTTGTGGCATGCTTGTGCTTGATGCTCGATGTTGCGAAGGTGTTGTTGATTTTTTCTTGCGCGGAGGATCGCCGCTTCTTGGCCTTAGAACCTTCGACTTTATTGGTGCGAAGGAGCCTCCGCTGAATTGTGCTACTTTTTTTCTTTGCTCGACTCCCATGGAGTGTTGTCGAGGAGAACCTTCGGGTATCTGAGTCGGAGGTTCTGAAGGGACgttacgagacttcgtgcgatacccttcagagacctctgagtctgacttccattgtttttgttgtggctgtacacgactttgtggtcgatgttcatcacaacgccgcagttctagtattacgaagcttcgtgtgatacaaacttttgttgctgttgtgaggctaactcctgcttccatggtggcctaggatttttgctttttgactgctaggtttgcactcgatgctcgggtctTTGTATACTGATCCTGATTGAGGGTGGGGGCAAGGTGAGCctggttttataggctttcATGCATTTATTTTATGTACTCTGTTAGGTTAAAAATTTATTATCGGGTTATTGATGGTTGTTGTGGTAGTTGGTTTTGCTGTACCTGACTGAGGGTTATTGtagttttgttttattttcacactttgtttgttaggggtctgcttagagtagcaggataccttcgaccttattttggtgaaggttatgtgaattttgatgaggTCTGTCCTGTGAATGTTAAACCTCCGCTGCCTTTTGGCGAAAATAATATAGTTCCTGATGCCTGATTGTCCtcaggtctttgtcaggtttgaaggttttgttccttctggccgtgtgatgcctgaggaggacaggactttttcactttttggccatgctatccttgctgcccggctcttggctaggtcttttgctaaggatttggtgctttttcacctttgaggacgttccgagctttctttgcttttggatgaaagctgcggagggtccttgtgatcacgtgatggtttgtcgaatgctacagcctcgttgctggctgtttttcgacttttgggctttggttctggggtggattcctctttatatctcagaggtttttacataggttctgcctcgttaaaaacctcacctcctggtaggagtacccttgtgaggaaaagagtgcagaccttggaGTGCGAATAagtagagagaaaaagaaaacaagcgtatttagggacgtggatgccgccgcttattttgcgggggtcatccttacactcaaatgtaaaatcttcgtagattgtcgacgttccacgtgtgggtggaggttctaccttcgaggtctttcaggtagaaggatgccgaccttcccgcttgtattgctgtataaggtccttcccacttgggttgcaatttaccagcgtttgggtgatctccttttttcctgagTACCAGGTCCCCATTTTGTATGTCTTTTCGtactaccttgcggtctctccaattcttggtttcttgttgatacctggtaatgttctccactgcctcaagtcttattgattctaaggtttacttgcagtactcttcatcttcagccaactgctgcttcatggaacgcaggctttggtgtttgatttcttcgggcaacattgcctcttccccatacaagagcttgaatggagtgaacccagttgttcttgaaactgttgtgttatgtgaccatacaactctgggtagttcttcaacccattttcccttgcgtaggttgagtaaggtcttggagattgcggagaatattgttctgtttgctctttccacggccccgtttgactctgggtgataaacagacgcgaaagcaattttggttcctatgtgatggcagaattccttgaaactgtctgaatcaaactgcttcccgttgtcaactgtgagcaagcttggaactccgaatctgcagactatgttctgccagaaaaatttcctgattgtttcagaggttatggttgccagtggcttagcttcgatccatcttgtgaagtattcgatggccacgacggcgaatttgtttcccccctgggcagttggcatcggtcctaccaggtccattccccatctctgcaACGGCCATGATGCTGATATAAGCTGAGTTGGTGCTGAAGGTCCTGActgaattggtgagaaggtttggcagGCTTTGCATGTCTTCACTATTTTTTCAGCATCTTTGATGTGAGTTGGCCAATAGAAGCCTTGTCTTAATGCTTTAGCAGACAATGCGTGAGGTCCAATGTGAGACCCGCACATTCCAGAGTGTATCTCTTGCAGGAGCTCTCTGCCCTCGCTTTGTGATATGCATCtcagcaaaggttggactacgGCTTTCTTGTACAGGATCCCGTCAATGGTGGTGTAATTCATTGCTCTTGCCTCCATCCTCTTGGCTATTGCTTCGTCATCTGCAGCTGTCTTGCCTTTGAGGCAATCAGCTATTGCCTGCCTCCAATCTTCGCTTTCTGTCAGCAGGACTGAGCGAAAAGCTTTTGGCAACGATTCGGTTGCGGGTGTTGCAATAATCTGGTGgaaggttccttctggcaagggggtgttgttggctgctgctttcgctagctcgtctgcctcgtagttctcggctcttggaatgtactgcagagtgaatcccttgaaccttctttccaggcctcttacgacggccagatatcttgccagctccgggttgtgtgctaggtattccttctccacttgccctgccaccacctgggagtctgttttgatgagtagggtttttgctcccgaagccttagctttgttcagcccgaggatgagaccttcatactcagctatgttgtttgttgctttgaattcgagtcgtacagcaaactttagtttgagtccagatggtgcgattagaacggctgctgctcctgctcctgcttgaccccaggcgccatctgtatacaacgtccacggctgatcgactaccttctcctcttctttgttcgaaggtgtccaatctgccatgaagtcagccagGGCTTGAGATTTTATGGAGGTTCTGGGGACATAGGTGATGTCAAACTGTGACAGTTCGGCCGCCCATTTTCCTATACGTCCGGAAGCCTCTTTGTTCCTAAGGATATCACCCAATGGCtgcgaagtgggtactttaatctcatggctttggaagtaatgcttgagcttcCTTGATGCACACAAGACCGCGTACgcgattttttctatctccgtGTAGTTCAACTTTGCTCCTGACAGAGCTTCGGATACGTAGTAAACGGGCCTTTGCACCGTTCCCTTGCTGTCGCTTGTCTCGTGCACCAGGACACCACTGACAGCGTGCTCGGAGGCAGCCACATACAGTAGTAGTGGGGTGTCTGGCTCAGGCACTGTTACCACCAGGTTGGTTGCAATGTAATTCTTGagctgcctgaaggcctctgattTTTCCGGACCCCATTCTGTTTTACCTTCTCCTCTCAGCACTTTGAAGAATGGAAGGCTCCGTTCTGCGGATCTTGAaatgaatctgttgagggctgctattcggccagtcagcctttgcacttctttcttgCTTGAAGGTTCCGCCATTGACATGATTGCCTTTGTCTTGTCTGGGTTTGCTCTGATTCCTTCAGGACTGATAATATATCCCAGCATTTTCCCTTTGCTGACCCCGAATACGCATTTCTCCGGGTTGAGTTTCAGCCCGGCGGTTCTGAGGTTGACAAAGGTTTCCTGTAGGTCCTTGATATGATCTTCTTTGCGCTTGCTCATGACGACAACGTCGTCAACGTAGGCTATGATGTTTCTCTGCAGCTGACTTCCCagaaccttccccatcattctggagaaggttgctccagcATTCTTAAGACCTTCTGGCAttctggtgtagcaatacgTGCCGAACGGGGTTGTAAAGCTTGCCTTCCCctcgtcttcctttttgagtcaGATTTGATGGTACCCGGAGAAACAATCCAGTAGTGAAAATCTCTGGCAACCAGCGGCTTTGTCAACGGaggtatctatccttggcaaggggaaggaATCTTTGACGCAAGCCTTGTTGAGATCTGTGaagtctatgcacattctcattttACCATTCTTCTTGGGGACCAGGACCACATTCGCCAGCCATTCCGGGTATATGACCTCTCTGATGACCTTTGCGTCCAGAAGTCTTTGTACCTCTGCTTTTGCGGCTAAggttctttcttcagacattttTCTCTGTCTCTGTTTCTTTGGCCTCATTCTTGGATCGATGTCCAGCGAATGCTCTATGATATCTCTGCTGACT
This window of the Sorghum bicolor cultivar BTx623 chromosome 7, Sorghum_bicolor_NCBIv3, whole genome shotgun sequence genome carries:
- the LOC110436992 gene encoding uncharacterized protein LOC110436992, which codes for MEDVFAGLATAEELAKGASVAQEGLAVPPRREPAPSALASRPSPADVIGPGASDPSITDRFRQKLRGMDFDTLLRVQYEHHSLGHHMAAALEERCSREVICRDEAIGALKKENETLEVEKARLTEEVKEFSSVRREIESLRKERDDYKTGSEALKKDKEDAEASAAVLRTSVTEAGRVRDLALQRAEKAEDIAERLRKELDAERTSAAELQTRIQKAEAEAAAIVGLYADSLAKFGGSTSAPPSGGDLLC
- the LOC110436991 gene encoding uncharacterized protein LOC110436991, producing the protein MRAWFYVKTPAASKTLDDGSVDKVYPYASLMKELKPFSKVDPSQEMSEERLACDKAFALACRYSGGRDLVEEMVAADYWPLGRRTDEFTIEMVQVPVFGPPEGLPFPRFGAGIPEDETKESFLDRVEVSARRIVGKISEKEYLQRRSALGTMPRFNRVFEELGIEYEDYVIPPDVLLGLEKKKDSSKAVALAESKKRKGGGAVKQLAKKHKAGVVLETPVESSSARSSAAESNSVASTPAEIVAAGGGPEVQASRAASSLRAPFASLLGEDSSDAEAPRGSPAREASRARQASPAREVSAGGGSPPKEVQVESSDEAESASVRRIRRAEASLRPAGDADLFAGLATAEEMAKGASVAQEGLAVPPRREPAPSALANRPSPADVLGPGASDPSITGWTGALREVHSLVGDRFRQKLRGMDFDTLLRVQYEHHSLGHHMAAALEERCSREVICRDEAIGALKKENETLEAEKARLSEEVKGFASIRQAVEVLRKEKEEFKTASEVLKKEKEEAEAAAAVLRESASQHERTKDLAVQRAEKAEDVADRLRKELDAERTSVAALQSRLQKAEVEAAAVVGLYTHSLAQFGGSTSAPPPSGDLLRSAIAARRLLPRRGG